In Listeria swaminathanii, a single window of DNA contains:
- the nagA gene encoding N-acetylglucosamine-6-phosphate deacetylase: MAIIKNVNVCKENELINVTVITEGNLIKEVFPSNKITPEKYSKEPIFDGNGQLLIPGMIDVHIHGAKNHDMMDGSTESIQAVSVACAETGCTSFLVTSVSSSFEDLIQMIRQTKKVIGKEQGAKIAGIHLEGPYLNIEKKGMQNPAHLRHPDLIEMKKIFDEADGLIKMVTIAPELPGGIELIDFLKKRGVVVAIAHSNATYEEAQDAFEKGASHITHCFNAMPTIHHRAPGLVTAALENDSVSVQTIVDGVHLHPGIVRLIHKIKGPDKMVLTTDALQAMGVGDGEYIFGGHQVTVKEGIARLNDGTLASSTVTMNKSLRLSTEFGIHLQDSIQMATSTPAAILGMKKLGRIEKGYIADLVLLDEKFEVLNTWINGEIY, encoded by the coding sequence GGAAATCTGATAAAAGAAGTTTTCCCAAGCAATAAAATTACTCCCGAAAAGTATTCAAAAGAGCCAATTTTTGATGGAAATGGTCAGTTGCTCATTCCTGGAATGATTGACGTTCATATTCACGGGGCAAAAAATCATGATATGATGGATGGCTCAACAGAAAGCATTCAAGCTGTTTCTGTGGCTTGTGCGGAAACAGGATGTACTAGCTTCTTAGTAACATCGGTTAGTTCCTCATTTGAAGACTTAATTCAAATGATTAGACAAACAAAAAAAGTGATTGGAAAAGAGCAAGGTGCAAAAATTGCAGGAATTCACTTAGAAGGCCCCTACCTTAATATCGAAAAAAAGGGAATGCAAAATCCAGCCCATTTAAGACACCCAGACCTAATAGAAATGAAAAAGATTTTCGATGAAGCAGATGGCCTAATTAAAATGGTAACGATTGCTCCAGAATTGCCCGGCGGCATCGAACTCATTGACTTCTTGAAAAAAAGAGGCGTTGTTGTTGCCATTGCGCATTCCAATGCAACTTATGAAGAGGCGCAAGATGCTTTTGAAAAAGGAGCATCTCATATCACTCATTGCTTCAACGCTATGCCGACAATCCATCACCGCGCACCAGGACTTGTTACAGCGGCTTTGGAAAATGATTCGGTTAGCGTTCAAACCATAGTAGACGGGGTCCACCTTCACCCTGGGATTGTGCGTCTCATTCATAAAATTAAAGGACCAGATAAAATGGTGCTCACAACCGATGCCCTTCAAGCTATGGGAGTTGGTGATGGCGAGTATATTTTTGGCGGTCACCAAGTAACTGTTAAGGAAGGAATAGCACGCTTAAATGACGGGACATTAGCTTCAAGTACCGTGACAATGAATAAATCTTTAAGGTTAAGTACTGAGTTTGGTATTCACTTACAAGACTCTATACAAATGGCAACAAGTACACCCGCAGCTATTTTAGGCATGAAAAAATTGGGTCGAATTGAAAAAGGTTATATCGCTGACTTAGTTTTACTTGATGAAAAATTTGAGGTTCTAAATACATGGATTAATGGCGAAATATACTAA
- a CDS encoding alpha/beta fold hydrolase gives MPLFKHEGIDFNYEIQGAGIPFLFLHGLGDNLKFAFETFNNDEKIQLISLDQRGHGKSGHDSRKLSYDRLANDALALMDYLGIQRFYVGGLSMGAGVAVNLAVHKTNRVLGLILLRSSATDEPMKKEVIEWFSTVSKYLPMKNGTQLFEKDPIFPSIKDTYPKAIDTFKRYFKDDASVNYNKKFIDIPSDSPIKSKNELTNLTIPTLILANNYDVIHPIEYSLFYARNIENASYYELTPKTVDAEKHKLEIDTYINTFIIRSSKN, from the coding sequence ATGCCGTTATTCAAACACGAAGGAATTGATTTTAACTATGAAATACAAGGAGCAGGTATCCCCTTTTTATTTCTTCATGGACTAGGTGATAATTTAAAATTTGCTTTTGAAACATTTAATAATGATGAAAAAATCCAATTAATTTCATTGGATCAAAGAGGTCATGGGAAAAGCGGACATGATTCCAGAAAACTTAGCTACGATAGATTGGCGAATGATGCATTGGCGTTAATGGATTATTTAGGAATACAGCGTTTTTATGTTGGAGGATTATCTATGGGGGCTGGTGTTGCAGTGAATTTGGCTGTTCACAAGACAAATAGAGTGCTGGGACTTATATTACTTAGAAGTTCTGCGACAGATGAACCAATGAAAAAAGAAGTGATAGAATGGTTTAGTACCGTAAGTAAGTATTTGCCAATGAAAAATGGCACACAGTTATTTGAGAAGGATCCGATATTTCCATCGATAAAAGATACCTACCCTAAAGCAATTGATACTTTTAAGCGATATTTTAAAGATGACGCCTCTGTTAATTACAATAAAAAATTTATTGATATACCTAGCGATAGCCCAATAAAAAGTAAAAATGAATTAACTAATTTAACAATCCCCACACTTATACTTGCAAATAACTATGATGTGATCCATCCAATAGAATACAGTTTATTTTATGCACGTAATATTGAAAATGCAAGTTATTATGAGCTCACGCCTAAGACCGTTGATGCAGAGAAACATAAATTGGAAATAGATACCTATATTAATACCTTCATCATCCGTAGCTCAAAAAACTAG
- the manA gene encoding mannose-6-phosphate isomerase, class I, whose amino-acid sequence MTEALFLNPVFQDRIWGGTKLHDYFGYDIPSDTTGEDWAISAHPNGPSVIKNGVYKGKTLAELWQETPALFGNPTEAVFPLLTKILDANTDLSVQVHPNDEYAKVHENGELGKTECWYIIDCAPGAELIYGHKAASKEEFASWAKNGEWDKLLRKVAIKPGEFYYVPSGTIHALGTGTLVLETQQSSDTTYRVYDYDRKDAEGNLRELHLDKAIDVTTAPHVDAKLDIHTETRGGLTETTFVSNDFFSVYKWDVDGKAEFTAKAPYTLVSILDGEAVLTIAGNEQAIKKGDHFVLPNEVKAWEITGEITAIVSTPPVK is encoded by the coding sequence ATGACAGAAGCATTGTTTTTAAACCCTGTTTTTCAAGACCGAATTTGGGGTGGAACGAAATTACATGATTACTTTGGTTATGATATCCCGTCTGATACTACTGGAGAAGACTGGGCGATTTCCGCTCATCCGAATGGTCCTTCCGTAATCAAAAACGGCGTATATAAAGGCAAAACATTAGCCGAATTATGGCAAGAAACCCCAGCACTTTTTGGTAATCCGACAGAAGCAGTTTTCCCGCTATTAACGAAAATTTTGGACGCGAATACGGATCTTTCTGTACAAGTCCATCCAAATGACGAATACGCGAAAGTACATGAAAACGGCGAACTTGGCAAAACGGAATGCTGGTATATTATCGACTGCGCTCCTGGTGCGGAATTAATATATGGTCACAAAGCAGCCAGCAAAGAAGAATTCGCTAGCTGGGCAAAAAATGGCGAATGGGATAAATTGCTTCGTAAAGTGGCAATTAAACCAGGTGAATTTTATTATGTTCCAAGCGGTACGATTCACGCATTAGGTACGGGCACATTAGTACTAGAAACACAACAAAGCTCTGACACGACTTACCGCGTATACGACTATGACCGTAAAGATGCAGAAGGAAACTTGCGTGAACTTCATTTAGATAAAGCGATTGATGTTACGACGGCACCTCACGTGGATGCAAAACTAGATATTCATACTGAAACTCGCGGTGGTTTGACAGAAACGACTTTTGTTTCCAATGACTTCTTTAGCGTTTATAAATGGGATGTGGATGGCAAGGCTGAATTTACAGCAAAAGCGCCGTACACGTTAGTTAGTATTTTAGACGGAGAAGCGGTACTTACGATTGCTGGTAACGAGCAAGCGATTAAAAAAGGGGATCATTTCGTTTTACCAAATGAAGTGAAAGCTTGGGAAATAACGGGCGAAATTACAGCGATTGTTTCTACTCCTCCTGTAAAATAA
- a CDS encoding NADPH-dependent oxidoreductase: MNDVLTLLRNHRSFRKYKKGVEIPEEQLDAIIRAAQAAPSWINGQHYSIIAIKDQERKNKMAELCGNQPYIAECSVFLCFVADFHRVKVASDMHGKSFQIAAEEDLLMVAATDIGLCMQNALTAAESLDYGTICIGGLRRNITATSEFLNLPEFVMPVVGLCIGVPDVEAPVKPRLPKEAVYFEETYETDAMPLLEAYDQEIIPFSEREGFVSYTERLAKFYDRPYYPNLTEQIKERGFLGGK; encoded by the coding sequence ATGAATGACGTATTAACTTTGCTAAGAAATCATCGCTCTTTTCGTAAGTATAAAAAAGGGGTCGAGATTCCAGAAGAACAACTAGATGCGATCATCCGCGCAGCTCAAGCAGCCCCGTCGTGGATTAATGGTCAACACTATTCCATTATTGCGATTAAAGATCAAGAACGCAAAAATAAAATGGCTGAGCTTTGCGGAAATCAACCATACATAGCGGAATGTTCCGTATTTCTTTGTTTTGTAGCAGACTTCCATCGCGTAAAAGTTGCGAGTGACATGCACGGCAAAAGCTTCCAAATCGCCGCGGAAGAGGATTTACTAATGGTTGCGGCAACCGATATCGGACTGTGTATGCAAAATGCTTTAACCGCTGCTGAATCACTTGATTATGGGACGATTTGTATTGGAGGCTTGCGTAGAAATATTACGGCAACATCTGAATTTCTGAATTTACCAGAATTTGTCATGCCGGTTGTTGGACTTTGTATTGGCGTTCCGGATGTCGAAGCGCCTGTAAAACCTCGTTTGCCAAAAGAAGCAGTTTATTTTGAAGAAACGTACGAAACCGATGCGATGCCTTTACTCGAAGCGTATGACCAAGAAATTATTCCGTTTTCTGAGCGGGAAGGCTTTGTTTCTTATACGGAACGTTTAGCGAAATTTTATGACAGACCATATTACCCAAATTTAACCGAGCAAATAAAAGAAAGAGGCTTTTTAGGCGGGAAATGA
- a CDS encoding helix-turn-helix domain-containing protein produces the protein MRQQQIDFKWLEDNFLTANEAATYLGISKQALLSLAKRDVLPFTKKGNMVLFHRLDIELRLENQQSLREKYRPFET, from the coding sequence GTGCGCCAACAACAAATAGATTTTAAATGGCTAGAAGACAACTTTCTGACTGCGAATGAAGCCGCGACTTACTTAGGCATATCTAAGCAAGCACTCCTTTCCTTAGCAAAACGCGATGTACTCCCCTTTACGAAAAAAGGAAACATGGTTCTTTTTCACCGTCTCGACATTGAACTACGACTAGAAAATCAACAAAGCTTACGCGAAAAATACCGTCCGTTCGAAACCTGA
- the hemQ gene encoding hydrogen peroxide-dependent heme synthase encodes MNEAVKTLDGWFCLHDFRSIDWAAWRELNPGNQELMLNELSHFLSDMEITKNIGEGEHTIYSILGQKADLVFFTLRDSLESLNEVENRFNKLAIADYLLPTYSYISVVELSNYLASHMAGSEDPYQNKGVRARLYPALPPKKHICFYPMSKKRDGADNWYMLPMEERQQLIRDHGLIGRSYAGKVQQIIGGSIGFDDYEWGVTLFSDDALEFKRIVTEMRFDEASARYAEFGSFFIGNLLPSENLSKLFTI; translated from the coding sequence ATGAATGAAGCAGTAAAAACGTTAGACGGTTGGTTTTGTCTACATGATTTCCGTTCGATTGACTGGGCAGCATGGCGTGAATTAAATCCCGGCAATCAAGAACTTATGTTAAATGAGCTCAGCCATTTTTTAAGTGATATGGAAATTACTAAAAATATCGGTGAAGGCGAACATACCATTTATAGCATCCTCGGTCAAAAAGCAGATTTAGTATTCTTCACGTTACGCGACTCCTTAGAATCTTTAAATGAAGTCGAAAATCGTTTTAATAAATTAGCGATCGCTGACTACTTGTTACCAACTTATTCCTATATATCTGTGGTGGAACTAAGTAACTATCTTGCGTCCCATATGGCTGGCAGCGAAGATCCTTATCAAAACAAAGGTGTTCGCGCCCGACTTTACCCAGCGCTCCCACCTAAAAAGCATATTTGTTTCTACCCAATGAGTAAAAAACGTGATGGCGCTGATAACTGGTACATGCTTCCAATGGAAGAACGCCAGCAATTGATTCGTGACCACGGCTTGATTGGAAGAAGCTATGCTGGAAAAGTACAACAAATCATCGGCGGTTCCATCGGCTTTGACGACTACGAATGGGGCGTTACATTATTTTCAGATGATGCGCTTGAGTTTAAACGCATCGTAACAGAAATGCGTTTTGATGAAGCTAGCGCTCGTTATGCAGAATTTGGCTCTTTCTTCATCGGAAACCTACTACCGTCCGAAAACCTCTCCAAATTATTTACCATCTAA
- a CDS encoding ABC transporter ATP-binding protein, with protein METVLQAKNVRKIYGSKGNVYTALENISIDIKEGEFTGIMGPSGAGKSTLLNVLSTIDTPTSGEIRISGQELENMNEQQMSTFRRDKLGFIFQDYNLLDTLTIRENIILPLALAKRPVKEMEEKLATISTKFGITDILDKYPSEISGGQKQRTAASRAIITSPSLIFADEPTGALDSKSATNLLESLRDLNEQDKATIMMVTHDAFAASFCKRILFIKDGELYTEIYRGSKTRKEFFQKILDVLAKLGGDTDDVI; from the coding sequence ATGGAGACAGTTTTACAAGCAAAAAATGTGAGAAAGATATACGGCAGTAAAGGAAATGTTTATACCGCACTTGAAAATATCAGTATTGATATTAAAGAAGGCGAATTTACAGGAATTATGGGTCCTTCTGGTGCGGGTAAATCTACACTTTTGAACGTCTTATCTACTATTGATACGCCGACTTCTGGTGAGATTAGAATTTCCGGACAAGAACTTGAAAACATGAATGAACAACAAATGTCTACTTTCCGCCGTGATAAACTAGGTTTTATTTTCCAAGACTACAACTTACTAGATACACTAACGATTCGTGAAAATATTATCCTTCCACTTGCACTAGCTAAACGCCCGGTTAAAGAAATGGAAGAAAAGTTAGCAACAATTAGTACTAAATTCGGGATTACAGATATTCTGGATAAATACCCAAGTGAAATTTCAGGAGGTCAAAAGCAACGTACGGCTGCATCTCGAGCAATCATTACTTCACCAAGTTTAATTTTTGCTGATGAGCCAACTGGTGCGCTTGATTCCAAATCCGCAACAAACTTACTAGAAAGCTTACGTGATTTAAATGAACAAGATAAGGCGACTATCATGATGGTAACGCACGATGCCTTTGCTGCGAGTTTTTGTAAGCGAATATTATTTATCAAAGATGGGGAATTATATACGGAGATTTATCGTGGCAGCAAAACGCGTAAGGAGTTCTTCCAAAAAATTCTAGATGTCCTTGCAAAACTGGGGGGCGACACAGATGACGTTATTTGA